One genomic window of Methanosalsum zhilinae DSM 4017 includes the following:
- a CDS encoding TIGR00304 family membrane protein → MDSGKELINKGIMITILGFLLIFSGILLTLFTDADINKEFGGLIMIGPIPIIVGTSAEMAFTMAVLAIVIIAAYMFMWRKLR, encoded by the coding sequence ATGGATTCAGGAAAAGAGTTGATCAACAAAGGAATAATGATCACTATACTGGGTTTTCTTCTAATTTTTTCGGGTATTTTGTTAACACTATTCACGGATGCGGATATCAATAAAGAATTTGGAGGGCTTATTATGATCGGCCCCATACCAATAATTGTTGGCACTTCAGCTGAAATGGCATTCACAATGGCAGTTCTGGCAATTGTAATAATTGCAGCATACATGTTTATGTGGAGGAAGCTTAGGTGA
- a CDS encoding dihydroorotate dehydrogenase produces the protein MITITGIKMDNPTILAAGVMGTTGSSMVRIAENSAGALVTKSVGLYPKEGHPNPTMIELESGGFLNAMGLPNPSYKNFISEIKKVHNRTETPVIASIFAGTPEDFVDVAMGLEPAKPSAFELNVSCPHAEGYGSLIGCDPLAVERVTEAVCDAVNIPVWVKLTPNVTDIVSIGKAAENAGADAVVAINTVKGMAIDINSGYPILGNRFGGLSGQPIKPIAVKCVYDLYSSLEIPVIGAGGISCWQDAVEIMMAGACGVQIGSAVFDRIDVFNCIASGIDQFMEDNSYSKIEDIIGIAHEMK, from the coding sequence ATGATCACGATAACAGGTATTAAAATGGATAACCCTACCATTCTGGCAGCAGGCGTAATGGGGACCACCGGTTCTTCAATGGTGAGAATTGCAGAAAATAGTGCTGGTGCTTTGGTGACAAAGTCCGTGGGGCTATATCCAAAAGAGGGACATCCAAATCCAACTATGATTGAACTGGAATCCGGAGGGTTCCTGAACGCTATGGGCCTCCCTAATCCCTCATATAAAAATTTTATCAGTGAGATAAAAAAAGTTCACAATAGAACAGAAACACCTGTTATTGCCAGTATCTTTGCAGGTACACCTGAAGATTTTGTTGATGTTGCGATGGGTCTGGAGCCTGCAAAACCTTCTGCCTTCGAACTCAATGTCAGTTGCCCTCATGCTGAAGGATATGGCTCACTTATTGGGTGTGATCCACTTGCTGTTGAAAGGGTAACAGAAGCTGTATGTGACGCAGTGAACATACCTGTGTGGGTCAAGCTTACACCTAACGTAACAGATATTGTGTCAATCGGAAAAGCTGCAGAAAATGCCGGAGCAGATGCTGTTGTGGCAATCAATACTGTAAAGGGGATGGCAATTGATATTAATTCAGGATATCCAATACTTGGAAATCGATTTGGAGGGTTATCAGGGCAACCGATCAAACCAATTGCAGTTAAGTGTGTATATGACCTCTACTCATCCCTTGAAATTCCAGTGATCGGTGCAGGCGGCATTTCTTGCTGGCAGGATGCTGTTGAAATTATGATGGCAGGTGCATGTGGTGTCCAGATAGGATCTGCAGTTTTTGACAGAATTGATGTTTTTAACTGCATTGCCAGTGGAATTGACCAGTTTATGGAAGATAATAGTTATTCGAAAATCGAAGATATAATCGGAATTGCCCATGAGATGAAATAA
- the hemC gene encoding hydroxymethylbilane synthase, with product MIIGTRGSSLALAQANIVAGILEKRGVITSRQIIKTTGDSFTDRPLHELNGVGAFVRELDERIISGEIQIAVHSMKDLPTKRPEELSTSAVLMRDSPHDILITSDGSKLDDLPQGAIIGTTSMRRRAQILRYRPDLNIQDLRGNIDTRLKKLQAGHYDAIMLAEAGLQRMKWDIDIDFERLNPDDFCPSANQGTIAVVTLKGSEADTLVSMIDHAPSRIETQVERIITNEVEGGCVAPVGAFAKISGSGNEIFARAEVLSLDGSEYIRVENEIPRDNYREHALELGRELVGKGAKELVAEAVCQLSSVRGQQLK from the coding sequence ATGATAATCGGAACTCGTGGGAGTTCACTGGCACTTGCCCAGGCAAATATCGTAGCCGGCATACTTGAGAAACGCGGTGTGATTACCAGCCGGCAGATCATAAAAACCACAGGCGATTCATTTACTGATCGTCCACTGCACGAGCTTAATGGTGTGGGTGCTTTTGTAAGAGAACTCGATGAAAGGATCATTTCAGGAGAGATCCAGATAGCTGTGCATTCAATGAAAGATCTCCCAACAAAGCGACCTGAAGAGCTTTCAACATCAGCAGTGCTTATGAGGGATTCTCCCCATGATATTTTAATAACATCTGACGGATCAAAGCTTGATGATCTACCCCAGGGAGCTATCATAGGCACAACATCCATGAGAAGAAGAGCACAGATACTAAGATACCGACCTGACCTGAACATCCAGGACCTTAGAGGTAACATTGATACCCGGCTCAAAAAGCTCCAGGCAGGACACTATGATGCAATTATGCTTGCAGAGGCAGGGCTGCAGCGTATGAAATGGGATATTGATATTGACTTTGAAAGACTCAATCCTGATGATTTCTGTCCTTCAGCAAACCAGGGAACCATTGCTGTTGTAACACTAAAAGGATCAGAGGCTGATACTCTTGTATCAATGATTGATCATGCTCCCTCCAGGATAGAAACCCAGGTCGAGAGAATAATTACAAATGAGGTTGAAGGTGGATGTGTTGCACCTGTTGGAGCATTTGCAAAAATAAGTGGCAGTGGAAATGAGATCTTTGCGCGTGCAGAAGTTCTGTCCCTTGACGGATCTGAATATATCAGGGTTGAAAATGAGATACCTAGAGATAATTACAGGGAACATGCCCTTGAACTGGGGCGTGAACTTGTAGGGAAGGGAGCAAAGGAACTTGTAGCAGAGGCTGTATGTCAGCTATCATCTGTTCGTGGCCAGCAATTAAAGTGA
- the uvrB gene encoding excinuclease ABC subunit UvrB, with product MNSFKLVSDYTPQGDQPKAISRLTDGISNGVKHQTLLGVTGSGKTFTVANVIENVQKPTLVIAHNKTLAAQLYSEFREFFPDNAVEYFVSYYDYYQPEAYIPTTDTYIEKESSINEEIDKLRLRATKSLLERRDVIVVSSVSCIYNLGSPEEWKNMTVMLQPGYEIDKSSLFANLVNIQYERNDIEPVQGTFRSRGDTIEIYPAQENYGIRIELFGDEVDRITYFHPITGKVTKTVNDGECVVIYPAKHFVMPEERIEKAISSIEDELESRLVELESENLLLEAHRLSQKTRFDIEMLREIGYCSGIENYSRHFDGRMPGEAPSSLLDFFPEDYLLIIDESHVTIPQIRGMHNGDRARKESLIKHGFRLPSAYDNRPLRYDEFEKRINTAIYVSATPAEYEIKLSGEPVEQIIRPTGLVDPEISVRPIKNQVDDLLAEIDRTTENNYRILVTTLTKKMAEDLTDYLAEAGVRVRYMHSDIDTLERAEIIRQLRQKGFDVLVGINLLREGLDIPEVALVAILDADKEGFLRSERSLIQTIGRASRNVDGRVILYADTITGSMERAIRETNRRREIQISYNKLHNITPQTIKKAVQKELIQSEARQESKITYPPEVDISQANVKDIIIDLESQMYKAAENLEFEKAADLRDQIREIKESYQS from the coding sequence ATGAACTCCTTCAAACTTGTATCAGATTACACTCCCCAGGGAGATCAGCCAAAAGCCATTTCGAGACTAACTGATGGCATATCAAACGGAGTTAAGCATCAAACTCTGCTGGGTGTCACGGGTTCTGGAAAAACATTCACTGTTGCAAATGTAATTGAAAATGTGCAAAAACCAACACTTGTAATTGCTCATAACAAAACACTTGCAGCCCAGTTATATTCCGAGTTCAGGGAGTTTTTTCCAGATAATGCTGTAGAATATTTTGTCAGCTACTATGATTATTACCAGCCAGAAGCATATATTCCCACAACTGATACCTATATCGAAAAGGAGTCCTCAATAAACGAAGAAATAGATAAGTTACGCTTGCGTGCAACCAAATCACTGCTTGAAAGAAGAGACGTAATCGTAGTTTCCAGTGTTTCATGCATCTATAATCTTGGATCTCCTGAAGAATGGAAAAACATGACCGTTATGCTGCAACCAGGATATGAGATTGATAAAAGTTCTCTTTTTGCAAACCTCGTCAACATCCAGTATGAAAGAAACGACATAGAACCAGTACAGGGTACATTCAGATCCAGAGGAGATACAATAGAAATTTATCCTGCACAGGAGAACTATGGAATAAGGATCGAACTGTTCGGAGATGAAGTCGACAGGATCACATACTTCCACCCGATAACAGGCAAAGTCACAAAAACTGTTAATGACGGTGAATGTGTTGTTATATATCCTGCAAAGCATTTTGTCATGCCTGAGGAAAGAATTGAAAAGGCGATCAGCTCAATAGAGGATGAGCTGGAGAGTAGACTAGTTGAACTGGAATCTGAGAATCTTCTCCTTGAAGCCCATAGACTTTCGCAGAAAACACGTTTTGATATTGAAATGTTAAGAGAGATCGGATATTGTAGTGGGATTGAAAACTATTCCCGCCATTTTGACGGAAGAATGCCAGGAGAAGCGCCTTCTTCATTACTTGATTTCTTTCCTGAAGATTATCTATTGATTATCGATGAATCCCATGTAACAATTCCCCAGATACGAGGAATGCATAATGGAGATAGAGCAAGGAAGGAATCTCTAATAAAACATGGTTTCCGTCTTCCATCAGCGTATGACAACCGTCCTCTCAGGTATGATGAGTTCGAGAAAAGGATCAATACAGCTATTTACGTTTCTGCAACTCCTGCAGAATATGAAATAAAGTTGAGTGGTGAACCGGTGGAGCAGATCATACGTCCCACTGGACTTGTAGATCCTGAAATCAGTGTAAGGCCTATCAAAAATCAGGTAGATGACCTTCTGGCAGAAATAGATAGAACAACTGAAAATAACTACAGGATACTTGTCACAACGCTAACAAAAAAAATGGCCGAAGATCTTACCGACTATCTGGCAGAAGCCGGTGTTAGGGTAAGGTACATGCACTCAGATATTGATACCCTTGAACGTGCAGAGATTATACGCCAGTTGAGGCAAAAGGGTTTCGATGTACTCGTAGGAATTAACCTTTTAAGAGAAGGACTTGACATCCCGGAAGTTGCACTTGTTGCAATTCTTGATGCTGATAAAGAGGGATTCCTGCGTTCTGAAAGATCACTGATACAGACAATTGGGAGAGCATCACGGAACGTGGATGGTCGTGTTATTCTGTATGCGGACACCATAACCGGCTCTATGGAAAGAGCAATCCGGGAGACTAACAGACGTCGTGAGATCCAGATCAGCTACAATAAATTACACAACATCACTCCACAGACAATTAAAAAAGCTGTTCAAAAGGAGCTTATTCAGAGCGAAGCCAGACAGGAAAGCAAAATTACATATCCTCCAGAGGTGGATATCAGCCAGGCAAATGTTAAAGATATAATAATCGATCTTGAATCCCAGATGTATAAAGCGGCAGAAAACCTTGAATTTGAGAAAGCTGCAGACCTCAGGGACCAGATCAGGGAAATTAAAGAAAGTTATCAGTCCTGA
- a CDS encoding toll/interleukin-1 receptor domain-containing protein: protein MIDRVYIIHSQKDENLAKELFHVLWAVNLESFSPLLKKAPSISMAERIHYGIRHADCAIAIITGEGSVSPCANQEIGLAVASGQLIIPLLEKGEELPVLISHLQPVTFTKNTYEDALGMVVQNIRNLTRLDWLKIRCPYCGEEMTQYITPQEEIDKALMAGNDLETMCSYCERSIALDPRTFRPMS, encoded by the coding sequence ATGATCGATAGAGTTTATATTATCCATTCTCAAAAAGATGAAAATCTTGCAAAGGAACTTTTCCATGTACTCTGGGCTGTTAACCTGGAGAGCTTTTCTCCCCTCCTCAAAAAAGCTCCTTCCATCTCCATGGCTGAAAGAATACATTATGGAATCAGGCATGCTGATTGTGCAATTGCCATAATTACTGGTGAAGGGAGTGTATCTCCCTGCGCAAATCAGGAGATAGGTCTGGCAGTTGCCAGTGGTCAGCTAATAATACCTTTGCTTGAGAAAGGTGAGGAACTGCCTGTTCTGATAAGCCATCTCCAGCCAGTTACATTTACAAAAAATACATATGAAGATGCTCTGGGAATGGTGGTACAGAATATAAGGAATCTGACCAGACTGGATTGGCTGAAAATAAGATGTCCATATTGTGGAGAGGAAATGACCCAGTATATCACTCCTCAGGAGGAAATCGATAAGGCACTTATGGCGGGGAACGATCTGGAAACCATGTGCAGTTACTGTGAAAGATCTATTGCCCTGGATCCCAGAACCTTCAGACCCATGTCCTGA
- the thsA gene encoding thermosome subunit alpha, which translates to MAGQMSGQPIFILNESSKRTRGRDAQSNNIMAAKAVAEAVRTTLGPKGMDKMLVDSLGDVVITNDGATILKEMDIEHPAAKMIVEVSKTQDDEVGDGTTTAAVIAGELLKKAEDMINQDVHPTIIASGFRMAAEKSGEILDTIAKGITSEDEAQLINIAGTAMTGKGAEANKEVLGKIAVDAVRSVAEKGDTRTVDMDNIKIEKKVGGRVEDSEMIEGMIIDKERVHTNMPKKVQDAKIALLNSAIELKETEVDAEISITSPDQLQSFLDQEEKMLKDLVSKITGSGANVVFCQKGIDDMAQHFLAKAGILAVRRVKKSDMEKLSRATGGSLITNLDEISEKDLGSANFVEERKVGGDDMIFVTGCDNPKAVSILLRGGTEHVVDSVERALNDALRVVGVAIEDEKLVAGGGSPEVQVALELQDYASSLSGREQLAVKAFAEALEVIPRTLAENAGLDPIDTLVELRSHHENGENTAGLDVYTGDVVDMWERGVVEPLRIKTQAINAAAEAAVMILRIDDVIASNKAPEPPEGAGGMGGMGGMGGMGGMPPMM; encoded by the coding sequence ATGGCAGGACAAATGAGTGGACAACCAATATTCATATTAAATGAGAGCAGTAAAAGAACAAGAGGACGAGATGCACAGAGCAATAACATAATGGCTGCAAAAGCTGTTGCTGAGGCAGTACGCACAACCCTTGGTCCAAAAGGTATGGACAAAATGCTTGTGGATTCACTTGGTGATGTGGTAATTACAAACGATGGTGCAACCATTCTCAAAGAAATGGACATTGAACATCCTGCAGCAAAGATGATCGTTGAAGTATCCAAAACCCAGGATGATGAAGTGGGTGATGGAACAACAACAGCTGCAGTAATCGCAGGTGAACTTCTCAAGAAAGCGGAAGATATGATCAACCAGGATGTGCATCCAACAATAATCGCATCTGGATTCAGAATGGCAGCTGAGAAATCAGGTGAAATACTGGACACTATCGCAAAAGGCATTACCTCAGAAGACGAGGCTCAGCTGATCAATATTGCAGGTACCGCAATGACCGGAAAAGGTGCTGAAGCAAATAAAGAAGTCCTTGGCAAGATTGCAGTAGATGCTGTCAGAAGTGTTGCAGAAAAAGGTGACACCAGAACTGTTGACATGGACAATATCAAAATAGAGAAAAAGGTCGGTGGCCGTGTTGAAGATTCTGAAATGATCGAAGGCATGATCATTGATAAAGAGCGTGTACACACAAACATGCCAAAGAAGGTCCAGGACGCAAAGATCGCATTATTAAACAGTGCAATCGAACTTAAAGAGACCGAAGTTGACGCAGAAATCTCAATAACATCTCCTGATCAGCTACAATCCTTCCTTGACCAGGAAGAAAAGATGCTAAAGGATCTGGTCTCAAAGATTACCGGAAGCGGTGCAAATGTTGTATTCTGCCAGAAGGGCATTGATGATATGGCCCAGCATTTCCTTGCAAAAGCAGGTATTCTTGCAGTAAGAAGAGTTAAGAAGAGTGACATGGAAAAGCTTTCACGAGCAACCGGCGGAAGTCTGATCACCAACCTTGATGAGATCTCTGAAAAAGACCTTGGTTCAGCAAACTTTGTTGAAGAGCGCAAGGTTGGCGGAGATGACATGATATTTGTAACAGGCTGCGATAATCCAAAGGCAGTCTCCATCCTGCTTCGCGGAGGTACTGAACATGTTGTCGACAGTGTCGAAAGAGCACTCAACGATGCCCTGAGAGTAGTAGGTGTAGCAATTGAAGATGAAAAGCTTGTAGCTGGTGGCGGATCACCAGAAGTTCAGGTTGCACTTGAACTGCAGGATTATGCATCATCCCTTAGTGGAAGAGAGCAGCTGGCTGTGAAGGCATTTGCAGAAGCACTTGAAGTGATTCCAAGAACACTTGCAGAGAATGCAGGACTTGACCCAATCGACACCCTTGTAGAACTTCGCTCCCATCATGAAAATGGAGAGAACACTGCAGGACTGGATGTATATACCGGAGATGTAGTAGATATGTGGGAAAGAGGAGTTGTCGAGCCTCTCAGAATCAAGACACAGGCAATAAATGCCGCAGCTGAAGCAGCTGTAATGATTCTAAGAATTGATGATGTAATCGCATCCAACAAAGCTCCAGAACCACCTGAAGGTGCCGGCGGAATGGGCGGCATGGGTGGAATGGGAGGAATGGGCGGCATGCCCCCTATGATGTAA
- a CDS encoding TIGR00304 family membrane protein — translation MIGALLIIIGFVLVFTGFLLIVFAGLQKNWHRDYDEHDVYRRYQQEYHDKRKYGSESNMEQKNNRENRSDLRGGGIIMIGPIPIIFGSDYQSAKILIMLAIILMIIALFIFMI, via the coding sequence GTGATCGGAGCACTTCTGATCATTATTGGATTCGTCCTTGTATTTACAGGATTTTTGTTAATAGTTTTTGCAGGTCTTCAGAAAAACTGGCACAGAGATTATGATGAACATGATGTCTATCGCAGATATCAGCAAGAATATCATGATAAGCGCAAGTATGGCTCAGAGTCCAATATGGAACAGAAAAACAATAGAGAAAACAGGTCTGACCTACGTGGGGGAGGAATCATAATGATCGGCCCTATACCGATCATTTTTGGCAGTGATTATCAAAGTGCAAAAATATTGATCATGCTGGCAATTATTCTGATGATTATTGCACTGTTTATATTTATGATCTAA
- a CDS encoding ATP-binding cassette domain-containing protein, which produces MEGNEVEAIAIKATNLTKKFNGLVAVDNVTLSISKGELFGLLGPNGAGKTTLIAMLSTMLRPTSGTAELYGYFIEKDPVKVRRSIGVVFQDTTLDERLTGRENLELHGRLYGMDRQTRQRRIKELLELVELDDRADEIVKTYSGGMMRRLEIARGLIHRPKILFLDEPTLGLDPQTRNHIWDYIKKLNAEEDVTMVLTTHYMEEADNLCERIAIIDKGKIVSMGSPAELKSELGGDIITLTAASEDVASGLADLIDYCKTLPQVSSVSKDGLTVMITATEGEKAIPELLGMISKKSDFKIESVSLRKPTLDDVFLYHTGRKMRSNGMDDMQRLRYMMRTRKR; this is translated from the coding sequence ATGGAAGGGAATGAAGTGGAAGCAATTGCGATAAAAGCAACCAATCTTACTAAAAAATTTAATGGATTGGTTGCAGTTGATAACGTTACTCTCAGCATTAGTAAAGGTGAACTGTTTGGATTACTGGGTCCAAACGGAGCCGGAAAGACTACATTGATAGCTATGCTATCAACTATGCTCAGGCCGACATCAGGAACTGCCGAGTTATATGGTTATTTTATAGAAAAGGACCCTGTAAAGGTACGCCGATCAATTGGTGTTGTATTTCAGGACACAACACTGGATGAAAGGCTTACAGGGAGGGAAAATCTCGAACTTCATGGAAGGCTTTATGGTATGGACCGCCAGACCCGGCAAAGGCGAATCAAAGAATTGCTTGAGCTGGTAGAACTTGATGACAGGGCTGATGAAATCGTAAAGACATACTCTGGCGGCATGATGCGCAGACTTGAAATTGCGCGGGGTTTAATACACAGGCCTAAGATACTGTTTCTGGATGAACCTACACTGGGCCTGGATCCCCAGACACGCAACCACATATGGGATTATATAAAAAAATTGAATGCTGAAGAGGACGTGACAATGGTTCTGACCACTCATTACATGGAAGAGGCAGACAATTTATGTGAAAGGATCGCAATAATTGATAAAGGAAAAATAGTTTCCATGGGTTCTCCTGCAGAACTTAAATCAGAACTTGGAGGAGACATTATCACACTCACGGCAGCATCTGAAGACGTGGCAAGCGGACTTGCTGATCTTATTGATTATTGTAAAACACTTCCACAGGTGTCCTCTGTTTCTAAAGACGGATTAACTGTTATGATCACAGCTACTGAAGGGGAAAAGGCTATTCCTGAATTACTTGGCATGATATCCAAAAAATCGGACTTCAAGATTGAATCTGTAAGTCTGAGAAAACCCACACTTGATGATGTATTCCTGTATCATACAGGACGAAAGATGAGATCCAACGGGATGGATGATATGCAAAGGCTTCGGTATATGATGCGTACACGAAAAAGATGA
- a CDS encoding M23 family metallopeptidase: MKKWPLKYQSAKIPKNGEPGSFWEDRGDRHHCGVDLYAPESSEVVSIEDGEVVEVEEMTSPEIVPHWNTTFHIIVRNDSGMFCKYGEVSENLVNKGDIIISGQLIGYVGKVLNQEKIDHSSPAYIQNLKARHPSMLHLELWKNNPITVHRQYLGGNWFAEEKPENLVDPTEYLRSIQDKM; this comes from the coding sequence ATGAAGAAGTGGCCACTGAAATATCAATCAGCCAAAATTCCAAAAAATGGGGAACCGGGTTCCTTCTGGGAAGACAGAGGAGACAGGCACCATTGTGGTGTGGATCTCTATGCACCTGAGAGTTCAGAGGTTGTTTCAATCGAGGATGGAGAGGTAGTAGAGGTGGAAGAAATGACCTCTCCTGAAATAGTACCACACTGGAACACTACCTTTCATATTATTGTCAGAAACGATTCCGGAATGTTCTGCAAGTATGGTGAAGTTTCAGAAAATCTTGTGAATAAGGGGGATATTATCATATCCGGACAGTTAATCGGATATGTGGGAAAGGTTCTCAATCAAGAAAAGATTGATCACTCTTCTCCTGCCTATATCCAGAATCTGAAAGCCCGGCATCCAAGCATGCTTCATCTGGAACTATGGAAAAACAATCCCATAACAGTACACAGACAATATCTTGGAGGTAACTGGTTTGCAGAAGAAAAACCAGAAAATCTGGTAGATCCTACAGAATACCTTAGATCCATTCAGGATAAGATGTGA
- a CDS encoding proteasome-activating nucleotidase: protein MSDASSESPVDSSSNIENENEDSPCTKNIKILENEIESLKVQNESMKAKLLDANMRANSYLQEVNALKEQLDKLTSPPLFIATVVEIEDDLVLIRQHGNNQEVMTRLPEDFADDIRPGTRVCVNAAYSIVSIINRATDVRAQIMEVITSPGVNYDMIGGVGDILLEVIESVELPLTDPDLFKKIGIEPPTGVLLYGAPGTGKTLIAKAIASQANATFIRMSGSDLVQKFVGEGARLVRDVFQMARDKSPSILFIDEIDAVGGMRTHDGTTGSAEVNRTMLQLLAEMDGFDPTGDVKIIAATNRIDLLDPALLRPGRFDRIIEVPLPDESGRSDILKIHTRHMSLGDDVDFDRLAKLTDGFSGADLKVVVKEAGMFVLRKRGEEVTMDDFLKAVDKMKSEEELSVVQGMFA from the coding sequence ATGTCCGATGCAAGTTCAGAATCACCAGTTGACTCATCTTCAAACATTGAAAATGAAAATGAAGATAGTCCATGCACAAAGAACATAAAAATATTGGAAAATGAAATAGAATCTCTTAAAGTCCAGAACGAATCTATGAAGGCAAAACTTCTGGATGCTAATATGAGGGCAAACTCATATCTTCAGGAAGTAAATGCACTAAAAGAACAACTGGATAAACTCACATCCCCTCCGCTTTTTATTGCAACAGTTGTTGAAATTGAAGATGACCTGGTTCTTATACGCCAGCATGGGAACAATCAGGAAGTCATGACAAGATTGCCTGAGGATTTTGCAGATGATATTCGCCCTGGGACCAGAGTCTGTGTGAATGCTGCTTATTCAATAGTGTCTATTATCAACAGGGCAACAGATGTCAGAGCCCAGATAATGGAGGTTATAACATCTCCTGGTGTAAATTATGATATGATCGGAGGAGTTGGCGATATTCTCCTGGAGGTAATTGAATCTGTAGAACTTCCACTGACAGATCCTGACCTGTTCAAGAAGATAGGGATAGAACCTCCAACAGGTGTCCTCCTCTATGGTGCACCCGGAACTGGTAAAACACTGATCGCAAAAGCAATAGCTTCTCAGGCAAATGCTACTTTCATAAGAATGTCTGGATCAGACCTGGTACAGAAGTTTGTAGGTGAAGGCGCCCGGCTTGTAAGGGATGTGTTCCAGATGGCCCGTGATAAATCTCCTTCAATACTCTTCATTGATGAAATCGATGCTGTTGGTGGAATGCGCACACATGATGGAACAACAGGCTCTGCGGAAGTCAACCGTACTATGCTACAGCTTCTAGCTGAAATGGACGGGTTTGATCCAACCGGAGACGTAAAAATAATTGCAGCCACAAACAGGATTGATCTGCTGGACCCGGCATTACTTCGCCCAGGCAGATTTGACCGTATCATAGAAGTTCCTCTTCCAGACGAATCTGGCCGATCAGATATACTGAAAATACACACAAGACATATGAGTCTTGGAGATGATGTTGATTTTGATCGTCTGGCGAAGCTTACTGATGGATTCAGTGGAGCTGACCTGAAAGTTGTTGTCAAGGAAGCAGGTATGTTTGTACTCAGGAAAAGAGGTGAGGAAGTCACAATGGATGATTTCCTGAAGGCTGTTGATAAAATGAAGTCTGAAGAAGAATTAAGTGTAGTTCAGGGCATGTTTGCATGA
- a CDS encoding DUF5350 domain-containing protein: MGKTGSIEWVRVKGRKGRTIKVKKAAQSKSHTAPAQRYTSSGSKRRFKQRPAKALVK; encoded by the coding sequence ATGGGAAAAACCGGTAGCATTGAATGGGTTAGAGTAAAAGGTCGAAAGGGAAGAACCATTAAAGTGAAAAAGGCTGCACAATCAAAATCACATACTGCACCTGCACAGAGATATACATCATCAGGTTCAAAAAGAAGGTTCAAACAAAGGCCAGCTAAAGCACTTGTAAAGTGA
- a CDS encoding dihydroorotate dehydrogenase electron transfer subunit — translation MQPINAHIIDIKDETPSIRTLFFDVALDNALPGQFVMVWIRGVDEIPMALSYTNAITVQKVGDATSQLFELEVGDSVGIRGPFGNGFSIPKKRNRILIIAGGVGAAPLAPLAEFASKGGAEVTTILGARTCSELLFEKRFSAEGDIHITTDDGSAHRCGFVTDVLEELNTGCFDMIYTCGPEIMMSCIFDLLESKGCLENAEFSMHRYFKCAIGVCGACCMDDQGWRVCRDGPVFGGMQLIGSELGKYKRDSCGRIVKL, via the coding sequence ATGCAACCAATCAATGCTCATATTATCGATATAAAAGATGAGACACCATCGATCAGAACTCTGTTCTTTGATGTAGCACTGGATAATGCACTTCCCGGTCAGTTTGTGATGGTATGGATAAGAGGAGTGGATGAAATACCAATGGCACTTTCCTACACAAATGCCATTACAGTCCAGAAAGTTGGAGATGCAACATCCCAACTGTTTGAGCTTGAGGTCGGTGATTCTGTAGGAATACGGGGACCTTTTGGAAATGGCTTCTCAATCCCAAAAAAAAGAAACCGGATATTGATAATAGCAGGAGGTGTAGGAGCTGCACCCCTTGCCCCACTTGCAGAATTCGCTTCTAAAGGAGGTGCAGAGGTCACAACTATACTTGGGGCTCGCACCTGTTCTGAATTGCTTTTTGAAAAAAGATTCTCTGCTGAAGGGGATATACATATAACAACTGACGATGGTTCAGCCCATAGGTGTGGGTTTGTTACTGATGTGCTTGAAGAATTAAATACCGGCTGCTTTGACATGATATATACCTGCGGACCGGAAATAATGATGTCCTGTATATTTGATCTTCTGGAATCAAAGGGGTGCCTGGAAAATGCAGAGTTCAGTATGCATCGATACTTTAAATGTGCAATTGGAGTATGTGGTGCCTGCTGTATGGATGATCAGGGATGGAGAGTGTGCAGAGATGGGCCTGTTTTTGGAGGAATGCAGCTTATAGGTTCTGAACTGGGCAAATATAAGAGAGATAGCTGCGGAAGAATAGTCAAATTGTGA